One Vallitalea pronyensis genomic region harbors:
- a CDS encoding HD family phosphohydrolase — MSTKENSRIQVNFLTWVLAILAILVTIGTLVIALRDESIGYQIPVVCFGVLLLGLLYLYIYLFHKQLLAQRNKLVLFVSIYILLMITTVVMSSLPYLLIPIPIAGMLIAIMIDNRLGIMTHLVLTLLAQLVSGSDLLFLMFFIVSGTLACMIITQAKKRHMLVFVSGYLVGINIVLILLIHLYQYGNLSQLEVTDVLYSVLNSVFSVIITIGSLPLFETVFDVATPLKLLELTNSDQKLIQRLLLEAPGTYHHSQMVSNLAQTAANDIGANALLARTGAIYHDVGKLKDPMYFGENQDGYNPHDELDPENSAKIIISHVNYGVKLATDHHLPKAVRHIIKQHQGDTVVKYFYHKAIQNNDGAVDEEAFKYDGPKPQTNEAAIIMLADCVEAYVRALPEADRHLTNIEKCIDEIINSKFQEGQLSECHLKIKELPIIGNSFMKVYNGLYHERVKYPDNTVGGDNIVDNHQQ, encoded by the coding sequence GTGTCGACAAAAGAAAACAGTAGAATTCAAGTAAATTTTTTAACATGGGTATTAGCGATACTTGCAATATTGGTAACCATTGGAACGCTTGTCATAGCTCTACGAGATGAATCCATTGGCTATCAAATACCAGTGGTTTGTTTCGGTGTGTTGCTTTTAGGATTATTGTATTTGTATATCTATTTGTTTCATAAACAACTCTTAGCTCAAAGAAATAAATTAGTACTTTTTGTATCCATTTATATATTGCTTATGATTACCACTGTAGTTATGAGTAGTTTACCGTATCTGTTAATTCCAATACCTATTGCAGGTATGCTCATAGCGATTATGATTGATAACCGACTAGGTATTATGACGCACTTAGTCTTGACGTTACTTGCTCAATTGGTTAGTGGAAGTGACTTGTTATTTTTAATGTTCTTTATTGTGTCTGGAACGTTAGCCTGTATGATTATTACCCAAGCTAAGAAAAGACACATGCTTGTGTTTGTATCCGGTTATCTTGTTGGAATCAATATTGTCTTAATACTACTGATTCACTTATACCAGTATGGCAATTTGTCACAATTGGAAGTAACGGATGTCTTATACAGCGTTTTAAATTCCGTGTTTTCGGTTATTATTACAATAGGTAGTTTACCCTTATTTGAAACGGTATTTGATGTGGCGACACCCCTTAAGCTATTAGAGCTTACCAATTCGGACCAAAAGCTTATTCAACGCTTATTATTAGAGGCACCAGGTACATATCATCACAGTCAAATGGTATCCAACTTGGCACAAACAGCTGCCAATGATATTGGTGCAAATGCTTTACTTGCTAGAACTGGTGCAATCTACCATGATGTGGGTAAGCTAAAAGACCCTATGTATTTTGGAGAGAATCAAGACGGTTATAACCCCCATGATGAACTTGACCCAGAAAACAGCGCTAAGATTATTATTAGTCATGTAAACTATGGCGTGAAATTAGCTACAGACCATCATCTTCCAAAAGCAGTTCGTCATATTATTAAGCAACATCAAGGGGATACTGTTGTCAAGTACTTTTATCACAAAGCAATACAAAACAATGATGGTGCTGTGGACGAGGAAGCTTTCAAATATGATGGACCAAAGCCTCAAACCAATGAAGCAGCCATTATTATGCTTGCTGACTGTGTAGAGGCATATGTAAGGGCTCTTCCAGAAGCAGACCGTCATCTAACCAACATCGAGAAATGTATTGATGAGATTATCAATAGTAAATTTCAAGAAGGCCAATTAAGTGAATGTCATTTAAAAATTAAGGAACTGCCGATCATTGGCAATTCATTCATGAAGGTGTATAATGGACTGTATCATGAACGGGTTAAATATCCAGACAACACAGTAGGAGGCGACAACATTGTCGATAATCATCAACAATGA
- a CDS encoding PhoH family protein, whose product MKNTLEKMIQIPHDIIVSVFGQYDQNVKIIEDKLDVQIVNRDNEVKVVGETHNVDAANRVLKQLIDTANKGIEVTEQNVNYTLSLIKTKKEEKISQLNNDLVCVTPNGKQIRPKTLGQKKYIDLIRDKMIVFGIGPAGTGKTYLAMAKAITAFKNNEVNRIILTRPAIEAGEKLGFLPGDLQSKIDPYLRPLYDALYEIMGAESFLKNMEKGLIEVAPLAYMRGRTLDNCFIVLDEAQNTTPAQMKMFLTRIGFNSKAVITGDITQKDLPSGHKSGLEVASKVLKNIKEIGIANLTSHDVVRHPLVMKIINAYEHHENKKSKR is encoded by the coding sequence ATGAAGAATACTTTAGAGAAGATGATCCAGATTCCACATGATATCATTGTTAGTGTATTTGGACAATATGATCAGAATGTGAAAATCATTGAAGATAAATTAGACGTACAGATTGTTAATCGAGACAATGAAGTGAAGGTTGTTGGGGAAACCCATAATGTCGATGCGGCAAACCGTGTACTTAAGCAGCTCATTGATACGGCTAATAAGGGGATTGAGGTTACGGAGCAAAATGTAAATTATACCTTATCCTTGATTAAGACAAAAAAAGAAGAAAAAATCAGTCAATTAAACAACGATTTAGTTTGCGTTACGCCAAACGGAAAACAAATTAGACCTAAAACATTAGGTCAGAAAAAGTACATTGATCTTATTCGAGATAAAATGATTGTATTTGGTATAGGTCCAGCTGGAACAGGTAAGACCTATCTGGCTATGGCCAAAGCAATCACGGCTTTTAAAAACAATGAAGTTAATCGTATTATTCTGACACGACCTGCTATAGAGGCTGGAGAAAAATTAGGGTTCTTACCTGGTGATTTGCAAAGTAAAATTGACCCCTATCTCAGACCATTATATGATGCACTTTATGAGATTATGGGAGCAGAATCTTTTCTCAAGAACATGGAGAAAGGTCTGATTGAAGTAGCACCTTTAGCTTATATGAGGGGGCGAACTTTAGATAATTGCTTTATTGTGCTTGATGAAGCCCAAAATACCACACCAGCCCAGATGAAAATGTTTTTAACAAGAATTGGCTTTAACTCCAAAGCAGTCATCACAGGTGATATAACTCAGAAAGATTTACCTTCTGGACATAAGTCCGGTTTAGAAGTGGCTTCTAAAGTATTGAAAAATATTAAAGAAATTGGAATTGCTAATTTAACCAGCCATGACGTTGTAAGACATCCATTGGTTATGAAGATTATTAATGCCTATGAACACCATGAAAATAAAAAAAGCAAAAGATAA
- the yqfD gene encoding sporulation protein YqfD → MRGYVIINVSGFSPERFINLCANKGIYVWHVTHTNNGFNLCMSAKGFMTIRPLVKKTGCKVRITKKIGLPFRFFIFRKRRIFLFGIIICMAIVFFLSLFIWKVDFEGNTMYTDSQLTRFLKEQSHYVGMWKKDVRCSELEKILLKEYGYMNWVTCEMKGTRLVVRIEEGRFNTPIEDLSKPCDIVADKKGIVMSIVTRTGTPHVVKGDVVEKGDVLVSGTLEIKELEEIKAIEFAHADADIFIKTVYEYHDELDYKYFEKVYTDREKQDLTIHLLNYKINLFKPRIKYRDYDKIYTSKEVCLFDNFYLPVRFDTASYKEYNVIEKTYTQDEAQSIIQGNIDRYMKELTESDKQITSHDITFDTLTHKVVADGIIVLIEKIGEKKYFEENERRQHYEEYFREDDPDST, encoded by the coding sequence ATGAGGGGCTATGTTATTATAAATGTAAGTGGCTTTTCACCTGAACGATTCATTAACCTATGTGCCAATAAGGGCATATACGTATGGCATGTAACCCATACAAATAATGGATTCAATCTCTGTATGAGTGCTAAAGGATTTATGACCATCCGACCGCTGGTTAAGAAAACAGGGTGTAAGGTGAGAATAACCAAGAAAATAGGTTTACCCTTTCGCTTCTTTATCTTTAGAAAAAGAAGGATATTTCTATTTGGCATTATCATTTGTATGGCAATAGTCTTTTTCTTATCACTTTTTATTTGGAAAGTTGATTTTGAAGGTAATACCATGTATACAGACAGTCAGTTAACGCGTTTTCTTAAGGAACAATCCCATTATGTTGGGATGTGGAAAAAAGATGTGCGTTGTAGTGAACTTGAAAAAATATTATTAAAAGAATACGGCTATATGAATTGGGTAACTTGTGAAATGAAAGGGACAAGGTTAGTGGTGCGAATAGAAGAGGGGCGTTTCAATACGCCTATCGAAGATTTAAGTAAACCTTGTGATATTGTAGCCGATAAAAAGGGTATTGTCATGTCCATTGTTACGCGAACCGGTACACCCCATGTGGTTAAAGGGGATGTGGTAGAAAAAGGGGATGTACTTGTCTCAGGAACATTAGAAATTAAAGAGCTTGAAGAGATTAAAGCCATTGAATTTGCTCATGCTGATGCGGATATTTTCATAAAGACTGTTTATGAGTATCATGACGAATTGGATTATAAGTATTTTGAGAAAGTATATACAGATAGAGAAAAACAAGACCTAACCATCCATCTGTTAAATTATAAAATAAATCTATTTAAGCCTAGAATTAAATATAGAGATTATGATAAAATATATACGAGCAAAGAAGTTTGTTTGTTTGATAACTTTTATTTGCCTGTTCGTTTTGACACAGCATCCTATAAGGAATACAATGTTATTGAGAAAACATACACACAAGATGAAGCACAGAGCATAATCCAGGGTAACATCGACCGCTATATGAAAGAGTTAACGGAATCGGATAAACAAATCACAAGTCACGATATTACGTTCGATACATTAACCCATAAAGTCGTAGCAGATGGTATCATAGTACTTATTGAAAAAATTGGCGAAAAAAAATACTTTGAAGAAAATGAACGGAGGCAACACTATGAAGAATACTTTAGAGAAGATGATCCAGATTCCACATGA
- a CDS encoding YabP/YqfC family sporulation protein produces the protein MPRDVALGESIITLTGKREMMVENYKGIVEYDENKLKIKTKHGFVELEGNKFLITYLTDDEIKVTGHIQHIKLENLI, from the coding sequence GTGCCAAGAGATGTAGCTCTTGGTGAATCCATTATCACCCTTACAGGAAAAAGAGAAATGATGGTTGAAAATTATAAGGGTATAGTAGAGTACGACGAAAACAAACTTAAGATAAAAACCAAACATGGTTTTGTGGAGTTAGAGGGTAATAAGTTTTTGATTACATATCTAACGGATGATGAGATTAAGGTAACAGGGCACATTCAACATATTAAATTAGAGAATCTAATATAA
- a CDS encoding GatB/YqeY domain-containing protein, translating into MSLKVQLLQDMKAAMKEKDTLRKNTIQLVRSAILQEEKDKQIELTEEDVVQIIVSQVKKRKSSLPEFEKSGRMDMVEDLKKEIEVLMTYLPEQLSDEALAGIVQETIEHVGAESMKEMGKVMSAIIPKIQGRADNKKVSELIRNILK; encoded by the coding sequence ATGTCATTAAAGGTCCAATTGTTGCAGGATATGAAAGCTGCAATGAAAGAAAAGGATACTTTACGTAAAAATACCATTCAATTAGTTCGTTCAGCTATTCTTCAAGAAGAAAAGGACAAGCAGATTGAATTAACAGAAGAAGATGTTGTTCAGATCATTGTTAGTCAGGTCAAGAAGAGAAAATCTAGTCTTCCTGAGTTTGAAAAAAGTGGACGAATGGATATGGTAGAGGACTTAAAAAAAGAAATTGAAGTTCTAATGACTTATTTGCCGGAGCAATTATCAGATGAAGCATTGGCTGGCATTGTTCAAGAAACCATTGAGCATGTTGGTGCTGAGTCCATGAAAGAAATGGGGAAAGTCATGTCAGCAATTATTCCGAAGATCCAAGGACGAGCTGATAATAAAAAGGTAAGTGAATTAATTAGGAATATCTTAAAATAA
- the rpsU gene encoding 30S ribosomal protein S21 has translation MSNIVIKDNETLDSALRRFKRSCAKAGIMQEIRKREHYEKPSVKRKKKSEAARKRKF, from the coding sequence ATGTCAAATATTGTTATTAAAGATAATGAAACCCTAGATAGCGCGCTCAGAAGATTTAAGAGAAGCTGTGCAAAGGCGGGGATTATGCAAGAGATTCGTAAAAGAGAGCATTACGAAAAACCAAGCGTAAAGCGTAAGAAGAAATCCGAAGCTGCAAGAAAACGCAAATTTTAA
- a CDS encoding CapA family protein — translation MLKKRWLMMLVLIISLSTGCDKQFYTIHQDHSKVETFSQQPKKEVINKENSKKDTTIREKSVKKEIKEVTIAAVGDIIFHKWQLWRGYDAATDSFDFTDTFQYIQKYLHEADYVIGNLETTLAGKDNGRILRPENAYKGYVGFPCFNTPEILAKNMKDAGFDMVSTANNHALDSHPEGAIQTLDYLDEQGIDHVGTYRSQEEADTLFRKTINGIDFAFLSYTYGTNGFEVPADQPYLINTLDMYNEVKIQAMLDKVREARESGTDFVIVSIHFGNEYFNYPNVHQKNLADRLFEAGADVILGSHPHVLQPFEIRDIVNDDGDTRKGLVIYSLGNFISSQRYTKPYPSQTDIGVIFEMTFKKIEHHKPQFTGISFMPTCTFRDPEKLTILPVDEVLNHVSDFDIELGDYSRGRLTFTQDYAYQHLLSYTTASYNYKDYRYSIAFH, via the coding sequence ATGTTAAAAAAACGATGGCTAATGATGTTGGTGTTGATTATCAGTTTGTCCACAGGATGTGATAAACAGTTTTATACCATACATCAAGACCATAGCAAGGTAGAGACGTTTAGCCAACAACCTAAAAAGGAAGTCATAAATAAAGAGAACAGTAAGAAGGATACAACTATACGTGAGAAGTCAGTCAAGAAAGAGATAAAAGAAGTTACCATTGCTGCAGTAGGTGATATTATATTCCATAAATGGCAATTGTGGCGGGGGTACGATGCAGCTACAGACAGCTTTGACTTTACAGATACCTTTCAATATATTCAAAAGTATTTACATGAAGCGGATTATGTCATAGGCAATCTTGAAACAACTTTAGCTGGAAAAGATAATGGGCGTATCTTAAGACCAGAAAATGCTTATAAAGGTTATGTAGGCTTCCCCTGTTTTAATACACCAGAAATATTAGCAAAAAATATGAAAGATGCAGGATTTGACATGGTTTCAACAGCCAATAACCATGCCTTAGACAGTCATCCAGAAGGTGCTATTCAAACATTGGATTATTTGGATGAACAAGGTATTGACCATGTAGGTACGTATCGTAGCCAAGAAGAAGCAGATACGTTGTTTAGGAAGACAATCAATGGTATTGATTTTGCTTTTTTATCTTACACTTATGGTACCAATGGCTTTGAAGTACCTGCTGATCAACCATACTTGATTAATACCTTAGATATGTATAATGAAGTGAAGATACAAGCTATGTTGGATAAAGTAAGGGAAGCCAGAGAGTCTGGTACGGATTTTGTCATCGTTTCCATTCACTTTGGCAATGAATATTTCAACTATCCTAATGTGCATCAAAAGAATTTGGCTGACAGGCTGTTTGAAGCAGGGGCAGATGTTATATTGGGCAGTCATCCCCATGTGCTGCAACCTTTTGAAATACGTGATATTGTTAATGATGATGGTGATACCCGCAAAGGATTGGTGATCTATTCTCTAGGTAATTTTATATCGTCCCAACGCTATACCAAACCCTATCCATCTCAAACAGATATAGGGGTTATATTTGAGATGACATTCAAAAAAATAGAGCATCATAAACCCCAGTTTACAGGTATTTCATTTATGCCTACATGCACTTTTAGAGATCCGGAAAAACTGACTATATTGCCTGTAGATGAAGTCCTTAATCATGTATCTGATTTTGATATTGAGTTAGGTGATTATAGCCGTGGACGATTGACCTTTACACAAGATTATGCCTATCAACATTTATTAAGTTATACAACAGCCAGTTATAACTATAAAGATTATCGATACAGTATCGCGTTCCATTAG
- the alaS gene encoding alanine--tRNA ligase: MKNYGLNELRKMYLEFFESKAHLKMNSFPLVPKNDKSLLLINAGMTPLKPYFTGQEVPPSKRVTTCQKCIRTGDIDNVGKTQRHGTFFEMLGNFSFGDYFKKEAIAWGWEFVTKVLQIPEERLYVSVYLDDDEAERIWHEDIGLPKEKIVRLGKEDNFWEHGTGPCGPCSEIHYDRGEAYGCDSPDCQVGCDCDRYMEFWNLVFTQFEKTEDGEYLPLDFPNIDTGMGLERLALMMQEVDSIFDVDTIQALLQKVCALAGVTYNDDSVKDISIRVITDHMRSVTFMISDGILPSNEGRGYVLRRLLRRAARHGKLLGIEDKFLAKLCETVIEVSKDAYPELVEKKDYITKIITLEEDRFNETIDQGLGILKSYMEEMDKEGKRELTGDRAFKLYDTYGFPIDLTKEILEEKNLTVDESGFNHEMEKQRTRAREARAESNYMGSAETIYHKIDPSITSAFVGYDHLTYTSPIRVLTTEDAIVNTLEKGSKGTIFVAETPFYGTSGGQAADTGYIVTETGKFKVEDVVHVIGNKIGHMGHVVEGKIDVTQEASLEVDSKQRQSTVKNHSATHLLQKALRNVLGNHVEQAGSQVTDEKLRFDFTHFQGMTEEELKQVEDEVNAKIMEGIAIKTQEMTIDEAKKMGAMALFGEKYGSKVRVVNMGDYSVELCGGTHLSNTSEAGTFKILSETGVAAGVRRIEALTSNHAIAYYKELECLIKELAKVLKAEPAMLVKRAEQLLADNKHAKQENDQLKAKLSKGAADDLFDQVSDIAGIKFLGAKINDVDMNGLRNLGDSLKQKLGEGVILLITANGGKVNLMTMATDAAIKAGAHAGNLIREVAAVVGGGGGGRPNMAQAGGKNPDKINDALEKAKEVLMAQLSK, encoded by the coding sequence ATGAAGAATTACGGATTAAACGAGTTAAGAAAAATGTATCTTGAATTCTTTGAGAGTAAAGCACATTTGAAAATGAACAGTTTCCCATTAGTACCTAAAAATGATAAGAGCTTGTTGTTGATCAATGCAGGTATGACACCACTTAAGCCTTATTTTACAGGACAAGAAGTGCCACCTAGCAAAAGAGTTACAACATGTCAAAAATGTATTCGTACAGGGGATATTGACAATGTAGGTAAAACCCAAAGACATGGTACATTCTTTGAAATGCTTGGGAACTTTTCTTTTGGTGATTATTTTAAAAAAGAAGCCATTGCTTGGGGATGGGAATTTGTAACGAAAGTGCTGCAAATTCCAGAAGAACGTCTCTATGTATCCGTTTATCTTGATGACGACGAAGCAGAGAGAATCTGGCATGAAGATATCGGGCTTCCAAAAGAAAAGATTGTTCGATTAGGTAAAGAAGATAATTTCTGGGAGCATGGCACTGGTCCATGTGGTCCATGTTCAGAGATTCATTATGATAGAGGAGAAGCTTATGGTTGTGATTCGCCAGATTGTCAGGTGGGTTGTGATTGTGACCGCTACATGGAGTTTTGGAATCTTGTGTTTACACAATTTGAAAAAACAGAAGATGGGGAATATCTTCCACTAGATTTCCCTAATATTGATACAGGCATGGGTCTTGAAAGACTTGCCTTAATGATGCAAGAAGTGGATTCTATCTTTGATGTGGATACCATCCAAGCCTTGTTGCAAAAAGTATGTGCCTTGGCAGGAGTGACTTATAATGACGATTCAGTAAAGGATATTTCTATACGGGTTATCACAGACCATATGCGTTCTGTTACATTCATGATATCCGATGGGATATTGCCATCTAATGAAGGTCGAGGTTATGTCCTTAGAAGACTTCTTAGAAGAGCTGCTAGACATGGAAAATTACTGGGCATAGAAGATAAATTCTTAGCAAAATTATGTGAGACAGTTATTGAAGTATCCAAAGACGCTTACCCTGAACTCGTGGAAAAGAAAGACTATATTACAAAGATAATAACGTTGGAAGAAGATCGGTTTAATGAGACCATTGATCAAGGTTTGGGTATTCTCAAATCTTATATGGAAGAAATGGATAAAGAGGGTAAGAGGGAACTAACAGGTGATCGAGCATTTAAACTCTATGATACCTATGGATTTCCTATTGACCTTACAAAAGAAATTCTTGAAGAGAAAAATCTGACTGTGGATGAATCAGGCTTTAATCATGAAATGGAAAAGCAGAGAACCCGTGCCAGAGAAGCACGAGCAGAAAGTAATTACATGGGATCAGCAGAAACCATCTATCATAAAATAGATCCAAGTATCACGTCTGCCTTTGTTGGTTATGATCACTTAACCTATACATCGCCTATACGTGTTTTAACCACAGAAGATGCCATTGTGAACACATTAGAAAAAGGAAGCAAAGGTACAATTTTTGTTGCAGAAACACCTTTCTATGGGACAAGTGGTGGTCAAGCTGCTGATACTGGCTATATCGTTACAGAAACAGGTAAGTTCAAGGTAGAAGATGTGGTACATGTAATCGGTAACAAAATTGGTCATATGGGTCATGTTGTTGAAGGTAAGATTGATGTCACACAAGAAGCTTCATTAGAGGTAGATAGTAAACAGCGTCAATCAACGGTTAAGAACCATAGTGCAACACATTTATTACAAAAGGCACTTAGAAATGTTCTTGGTAATCATGTGGAACAGGCAGGTTCTCAAGTTACAGATGAAAAATTACGCTTTGACTTTACCCATTTTCAAGGCATGACAGAAGAAGAGTTAAAACAAGTAGAAGATGAAGTGAATGCTAAGATTATGGAAGGTATTGCCATTAAAACCCAAGAAATGACCATTGATGAAGCTAAGAAAATGGGTGCTATGGCGTTATTTGGTGAGAAATACGGTTCAAAAGTTAGAGTAGTTAATATGGGTGATTACAGTGTTGAATTATGTGGAGGAACACATTTGTCCAATACGTCAGAAGCGGGTACTTTCAAGATTCTATCAGAAACAGGCGTAGCAGCAGGTGTTAGAAGGATTGAAGCATTAACATCCAATCATGCTATTGCTTACTATAAAGAACTAGAATGCCTCATAAAAGAGCTTGCGAAAGTCTTAAAAGCTGAACCAGCCATGCTCGTTAAACGGGCAGAGCAATTATTGGCAGATAACAAGCACGCAAAACAAGAAAACGATCAATTAAAAGCTAAGTTGTCTAAAGGAGCAGCTGATGACTTATTCGATCAGGTATCAGATATTGCAGGCATCAAGTTTTTAGGGGCTAAAATTAACGATGTGGATATGAATGGTCTTAGAAATCTAGGAGATAGTTTGAAGCAAAAGTTAGGTGAGGGTGTTATCTTACTCATCACAGCCAATGGTGGCAAAGTCAATCTCATGACGATGGCTACAGATGCAGCCATTAAAGCAGGGGCTCATGCTGGTAACCTTATTCGTGAAGTTGCTGCTGTGGTAGGCGGCGGTGGTGGTGGTCGTCCGAATATGGCTCAGGCTGGTGGTAAAAACCCAGACAAAATTAATGATGCTTTAGAAAAGGCGAAAGAAGTATTAATGGCTCAACTTAGCAAATAG
- a CDS encoding signal peptidase II — MNSNKDVEVRHIKYRTFYLWIGLWVVVDQLIKIFIYQYYFNANIRIISDLVWFRPMQNTAYSYFNALFDFGIGRLTHIVLVVMALLLTLLAYDYIHYNRYGNTLIGVVFIALISGTVCSLIDKVFWNGSLDYIYLKNLFTFDLKDCYITVCFGILGIISAIKYRKALNTFKFQHLIRHAVKRLKAYRKPA; from the coding sequence ATGAACAGTAATAAAGATGTAGAGGTGAGGCATATAAAATATCGAACATTTTATTTATGGATAGGTTTATGGGTTGTTGTTGACCAGTTAATTAAAATTTTTATTTATCAGTATTATTTCAATGCCAACATCCGTATCATTAGCGATTTGGTATGGTTTAGACCAATGCAAAATACAGCTTATTCTTATTTTAATGCACTTTTTGACTTTGGAATTGGACGGTTAACACATATTGTACTGGTTGTTATGGCTTTGCTCTTGACACTCTTAGCTTATGATTATATCCATTATAACCGATATGGAAATACTTTGATTGGTGTGGTTTTTATTGCACTAATCAGCGGAACAGTGTGTTCACTGATTGATAAAGTTTTTTGGAATGGGAGCTTGGATTATATTTATCTCAAAAACTTGTTTACATTTGATCTTAAAGATTGTTATATAACCGTATGTTTTGGAATACTGGGTATTATTTCAGCTATTAAGTATCGAAAAGCGTTAAATACATTTAAGTTTCAACATCTAATAAGGCATGCGGTAAAACGTCTTAAGGCATATCGTAAGCCCGCATAA
- a CDS encoding carbohydrate ABC transporter permease, whose protein sequence is MNKKRKYIKWILYGMLIIYGLFTLFPFLWAVSASFKTYKEITGGGLNLIPKQPTIQAFNKLFMIDPNFLRWVINSFFICTIGTFINVFFNSMAGYALARLNFKGKHFVYYGVLISIMVPGQVLLIPNYLIVKSLGLLNSYNAIIIPAAVNATYIVMMRQFYINFPKDIEEAAAIDGLGRLGTFLRISMPLARPAIATQAVFIFLGFWNEFLKPKLYLSDPSKYTLTVGIQSMMSRYSGITQWDEVMAASLISLLPILVIYTVLNKYFMQGIRMDGEK, encoded by the coding sequence ATGAATAAAAAAAGAAAATACATAAAATGGATACTTTACGGTATGCTTATCATCTATGGGTTATTCACCTTATTTCCTTTTTTGTGGGCTGTCTCGGCATCCTTTAAAACATATAAAGAAATAACAGGTGGTGGGCTTAATCTTATTCCTAAACAACCTACAATACAAGCTTTTAACAAGCTTTTTATGATTGACCCTAATTTCCTTCGCTGGGTGATTAATTCATTTTTTATCTGTACCATTGGAACCTTTATTAATGTGTTTTTTAATTCCATGGCAGGTTATGCATTGGCAAGATTAAACTTTAAGGGAAAACACTTCGTCTATTATGGGGTGCTTATCTCCATAATGGTTCCAGGACAAGTACTTCTTATACCCAACTATCTTATTGTTAAATCTTTAGGATTATTAAACTCATACAATGCGATTATCATTCCTGCTGCGGTGAATGCCACCTATATTGTTATGATGCGTCAATTTTATATTAATTTTCCAAAAGATATTGAAGAAGCAGCAGCTATTGACGGCTTAGGACGGTTAGGTACTTTTTTAAGAATTTCCATGCCTCTTGCAAGACCTGCTATTGCGACCCAAGCAGTTTTTATTTTCTTAGGGTTCTGGAATGAATTTTTAAAGCCAAAACTGTATTTATCCGATCCATCAAAATACACACTAACAGTGGGTATTCAATCCATGATGAGTCGGTATTCGGGTATCACACAATGGGATGAAGTAATGGCAGCAAGCCTTATATCCCTTTTACCTATTCTCGTTATATACACCGTGTTGAATAAATATTTTATGCAGGGTATTCGCATGGATGGTGAAAAGTAA
- a CDS encoding carbohydrate ABC transporter permease yields MASKRKKYEAAQGIGFLSPAMIVIGIFVMSSIVFALYISFHKVNLFTGYYEFIGLDNYKRIFTDTKTRIAFINILSFVAVVVPVQTILALVMAAVLNANIKGKVGFRTIYFLPTLTSSAALTMIFMFLFSLNGPVNQIALDMNILRESINFLNNPRFALKVIMSMNIWSTVPFFMTVYLAGLQEVPKSIYEASDVDGANSFQKFMHITIPQLKPITTFVLLMGIIGTFQMFDQAYIFSNGSGGPENSTLTVALLIYRNAFGQNNTMGFATAMSIVLSIVVFVVSFIAQKLNKSESLY; encoded by the coding sequence ATGGCAAGTAAAAGAAAAAAATATGAGGCAGCACAAGGCATAGGATTTTTGTCACCAGCAATGATCGTTATCGGTATCTTTGTTATGTCCTCTATCGTATTTGCACTGTATATTTCTTTTCATAAAGTAAATCTATTTACAGGTTATTATGAATTTATTGGTTTAGATAATTATAAACGTATTTTCACGGATACCAAAACGCGCATTGCTTTTATTAATATTCTCTCTTTTGTAGCGGTGGTGGTTCCCGTTCAAACGATACTTGCCCTTGTAATGGCAGCGGTCCTTAATGCTAATATCAAAGGTAAGGTTGGTTTTAGAACCATTTATTTTCTACCAACACTCACATCCAGTGCAGCACTTACAATGATTTTTATGTTTTTATTTAGTTTAAATGGGCCAGTGAATCAAATAGCCCTTGACATGAATATACTTAGGGAATCCATTAATTTTCTAAATAATCCTAGATTTGCACTAAAGGTCATCATGTCCATGAACATATGGTCAACTGTACCTTTTTTTATGACTGTTTATTTGGCTGGATTACAGGAAGTACCTAAAAGTATCTATGAAGCGTCTGATGTGGATGGCGCTAATAGTTTTCAGAAGTTCATGCATATTACCATACCCCAATTAAAGCCTATTACAACATTTGTGTTGCTTATGGGTATTATTGGTACATTTCAAATGTTTGATCAGGCGTATATCTTTTCAAATGGATCAGGGGGACCAGAAAATTCAACATTAACCGTTGCACTACTTATTTATCGGAATGCTTTTGGTCAAAACAATACCATGGGCTTTGCCACAGCCATGTCCATTGTGTTATCTATCGTGGTGTTTGTGGTTTCATTTATAGCGCAAAAATTAAACAAGTCAGAAAGCTTATATTAG